One window of Pogoniulus pusillus isolate bPogPus1 chromosome 9, bPogPus1.pri, whole genome shotgun sequence genomic DNA carries:
- the SMIM19 gene encoding small integral membrane protein 19 produces the protein MAAAAAAAGAGGGSAALGDSAAIDYSVHEAWNEATNVYLLVVLASLALLVYARRNKRRIMRIFTLPPAAETPPEPNFYDSMKKIRLRQQLEMYSIARKYEQQQQQPPKQTESVQLSVE, from the exons atggcggcggcggcggcggccgcgggGGCAGGGGGCGGCTCGGCGGCGCTGGGCGACAGCGCAGCCATCGACTACTCGGTGCATGAAGCGTGGAACGAGGCCACCAACGTCTACCTGCTGGTGGTGTTGGCCAGCCTCGCCCTCCTGGTCTACGCCCGGCG GAACAAGAGGAGGATCATGCGCATCTTCACCTTACCCCCGGCCGCCGAGACGCCCCCCGAGCCCAACTTCTATGACAGCATGAAAAAGATTCGCCTgcggcagcagctggagatgtacTCGATCG caaggaagtacgagcagcagcagcagcagccaccaaaACAGACTGAAAGTGTGCAGCTCTCAGTGGAGTGA